The following proteins come from a genomic window of Magnetospirillum sp. WYHS-4:
- a CDS encoding response regulator, whose amino-acid sequence MLTYDLANIRLLLAEPNVTVRRQLEEALHEHGFHTIQSTGNLLAIRNAIEQGTVDLLVGDTILPEGNLSEVIRDVRHGVLGSNPFLVAITLASNPSLPMMRGIIDSGTDAVLTKPFTPEQLVDRIMQLIEKRKRFVVTSEYVGPDRRLQARPGTQVVQVFDVPNPLQCRAMGQVDPFRMKRMVESAAARINEQKVERDAYQIGYLVDRILPGLNGTGDKTEAREYLQHLAQVSRDIGRRIKSTRHLPAAAMCLSLIDLVDRVLTEFDAPHEDDLRHLEQLPGLIGRLVLPPGDQMRAPLENRCDAEESPPVTAS is encoded by the coding sequence ATGCTGACATACGATCTGGCCAACATCCGCCTGCTTCTGGCGGAGCCCAACGTCACCGTTCGCCGGCAGTTGGAAGAAGCGCTTCACGAGCACGGCTTCCATACCATCCAATCCACCGGCAATCTCCTCGCCATCCGTAACGCGATCGAGCAGGGCACGGTCGATCTGCTCGTGGGAGACACCATCCTGCCGGAAGGAAATCTGAGCGAGGTCATCCGAGATGTGCGGCACGGTGTATTGGGGTCCAATCCATTCCTGGTCGCCATCACCCTGGCGTCCAACCCGAGTTTGCCGATGATGCGCGGGATCATCGATTCCGGAACCGATGCCGTCCTCACCAAGCCCTTCACGCCCGAGCAACTGGTCGACCGCATCATGCAGTTGATCGAGAAGCGCAAGAGATTCGTCGTGACCAGCGAATATGTTGGACCGGACCGCCGGCTCCAGGCACGTCCGGGCACGCAGGTCGTCCAGGTCTTCGACGTGCCCAATCCGCTGCAATGCCGGGCCATGGGGCAAGTCGACCCATTCCGCATGAAGCGAATGGTCGAAAGCGCGGCGGCGCGCATCAACGAACAGAAGGTGGAACGCGATGCCTACCAGATCGGCTATCTGGTCGACCGCATCCTGCCCGGCCTGAACGGCACCGGCGACAAGACGGAGGCGCGGGAATACCTCCAGCACTTGGCGCAGGTTTCCCGAGACATCGGCCGGCGCATCAAGTCCACCCGCCATCTGCCGGCAGCTGCCATGTGCCTGAGCCTGATCGATCTGGTGGATCGCGTGCTCACCGAATTCGATGCGCCGCACGAAGACGATCTTCGGCACCTGGAGCAATTGCCCGGCCTGATCGGCCGCTTGGTCCTGCCGCCCGGAGACCAGATGCGGGCTCCGCTGGAGAACCGCTGCGATGCCGAAGAATCGCCGCCCGTCACCGCGTCATGA
- a CDS encoding cytochrome C biogenesis protein CcsA: MIGRISRHLSVGGLASVAAVVLGVLSAPAAGQVELRQEPIRPIPLNHDEDQGKVDLGRRLFADKRLSTAGDFSCTQCHDFSLAGIDGRARARFREKEGERNVPTIFNTRYNVAQVWDGRFLDVEADIEATVASPHSFASHWPSVVDRLRGVPEYAEVFSNLYREGLTKKTVIDAVAVYLRALTTPNSRFDRYLRGDEGAIGAEEKEGYALFKSYGCIACHQGAAVGGNMFQRFGVLGDYFADKAGEAVPDLGRYNVTGHPDDRFAFKVPSLRLVVRTAPYLHDGSVATLEEAIRIMAKYQLGRAIPAEHIHLIVRFLESLVGEHGGKPL; encoded by the coding sequence GCGAGTGTCGCCGCCGTGGTGCTCGGTGTCCTGTCGGCACCGGCGGCGGGGCAGGTCGAGTTGCGTCAGGAGCCCATTCGGCCGATCCCGCTCAACCACGACGAAGACCAGGGAAAGGTGGACCTTGGCCGTCGCCTGTTCGCCGATAAGCGTCTATCGACGGCCGGCGATTTCAGTTGCACCCAATGTCACGATTTCAGCCTTGCCGGAATCGATGGCCGGGCGCGCGCCCGCTTCCGCGAGAAGGAGGGGGAGCGCAACGTCCCCACCATCTTCAACACCCGCTATAACGTGGCTCAGGTTTGGGACGGCCGATTCCTCGATGTCGAGGCCGATATCGAAGCCACCGTCGCCTCGCCGCATAGCTTCGCCTCCCATTGGCCGAGCGTGGTGGACCGGCTGCGGGGGGTTCCCGAATATGCGGAGGTCTTCTCGAATCTCTACCGCGAGGGCTTGACCAAGAAGACGGTGATCGACGCTGTGGCCGTCTACCTGCGGGCATTGACCACGCCCAACTCGCGCTTCGACCGCTACCTGCGCGGCGACGAAGGCGCCATCGGGGCCGAGGAAAAGGAGGGCTATGCGCTCTTCAAATCCTACGGCTGCATCGCCTGTCACCAGGGGGCGGCGGTGGGCGGCAACATGTTCCAGCGCTTCGGGGTGCTGGGTGACTATTTCGCCGACAAGGCCGGCGAGGCAGTCCCGGACCTCGGGCGCTACAATGTCACCGGCCATCCCGACGATCGCTTCGCTTTCAAGGTGCCCAGCCTGCGGCTCGTGGTAAGGACGGCGCCCTATCTGCACGACGGCAGTGTGGCGACCCTTGAGGAAGCGATCCGCATCATGGCCAAATACCAGCTTGGACGGGCCATTCCGGCCGAGCACATCCATCTGATCGTCCGCTTTCTGGAAAGCTTGGTGGGCGAGCACGGGGGAAAGCCCCTGTGA
- a CDS encoding EAL domain-containing protein, producing the protein MTGDRSLFAGFVLLVGLVAGMFLADRSHVADLGRYEEAVVVFRRVGELESDMERSMLLLRGGHTSHYDDMVTLVGDLRRERRRLESAVHRGPSDILPLLRRYSQASEERIAILERIKARKALIANSLTYLPVVERDLRDDPGASGDLRRLAEEVLHRVVVFAAGSDARSRFELEDSLARLFAAVGEAREESAASSVLRHGRVVMEEFQALLADVDSFLQGRPNALLDAIGQSHQRHLRHRMDGEETIRQGLILLSALLVIGMGYTFLSLRRARQAEARGRGRMLDAIENFAEGFALFDAQDRLLMWNDKLLQFFPGGRAALSGAPTFETFMRAAVGAGDILVGEDGTESWMQERLRRHRNPSGMIEICKRDGRTVEIRERRTAEGGVVVTYADVSERVAIAEKLKRHRADLERAQELAHMGSWSYDLATAEFSWSPGLYRIFGRDAATFHPTPEAVLESVHPFDRQRVREDLERQVVSPGTHTAEYRILRPDGTLCYLRSVREVLADANGKPVMITGIAQDITGRRRSEETLDRLFQAIEQSPVSVVITDAHGNIEYVNPAFVRVTGYTPLDVIGANPRVLKSGYNSPLVYKELWETILAGREWRGELHNRRKNGALFWESVSISPIKDPDGAITHFLAIKEDITQRKAIEDKLLRQANFDDLTDLPNRVLAMDRLSQALAQGSRERRLVAVMVVNLDDLKKINNTLGLAAGDTLLVEASRRLAACVRDGDTIARLEGDQFLIVLPDLTLTVFAEVVAQKLLAVCNRPFVLDGQEVLVTARLGLTISPTDGSDPQVLLRNAQAAVSRAKEIGGNTYRFFTPRMNEVAIRRLAEENLLRQALDRNEMYLVYQPLIETGTGRVVAAEALLRWNNPQLGLVPPDQFIATAEKTGIIVPVGEWVLRRACRTAKDWNDQTGRSVRIAVNVSFRQFKGGTLVDIVARALEETGLPAECLELEITERVLIEDDPETGVILNTLHEMGVRLSMDDFGTGYSSLSYLKKFPFDTIKVDRSFVRDVNDDPDDAALASAIIAMGHSLGLRIIAEGVETPAQLQFLKERGCHIIQGYYLSRPLAEVDFASFLRRSDG; encoded by the coding sequence GTGACCGGCGACAGGTCTCTCTTCGCTGGGTTCGTCTTGCTGGTCGGGCTGGTGGCCGGAATGTTCCTGGCCGACCGCTCCCACGTCGCGGACCTTGGCCGCTACGAGGAGGCGGTTGTCGTCTTCCGGCGGGTGGGCGAACTGGAGAGCGATATGGAGCGCAGCATGCTGCTGCTGCGCGGCGGCCACACAAGCCACTATGACGACATGGTGACGCTGGTAGGGGACCTGCGGCGCGAACGCCGCCGTCTGGAATCGGCCGTCCACCGTGGACCTTCCGACATCTTGCCGCTGCTGCGCCGTTACAGCCAAGCCAGCGAGGAACGCATCGCCATCCTGGAACGCATCAAGGCGCGCAAGGCCCTGATCGCCAATTCCCTAACCTATTTACCGGTGGTCGAGCGCGATCTGCGGGACGATCCCGGCGCTTCCGGTGACTTGCGCCGCTTGGCCGAGGAAGTCTTGCATCGCGTCGTCGTCTTCGCCGCCGGCAGCGATGCCCGGTCCCGTTTCGAGTTGGAGGACAGCCTGGCCCGCCTGTTCGCGGCGGTCGGCGAAGCGAGGGAGGAAAGCGCCGCCTCGTCCGTCTTGCGCCACGGACGGGTGGTGATGGAGGAATTCCAGGCACTGCTTGCCGATGTCGATTCCTTCCTGCAAGGCCGTCCCAATGCCCTGCTCGACGCGATCGGGCAGAGCCATCAACGCCATCTGCGGCACCGCATGGATGGCGAGGAGACCATCCGCCAGGGTCTCATCCTTCTCTCTGCCCTGCTGGTGATCGGGATGGGCTATACCTTCCTGTCCCTGCGCCGGGCCCGGCAGGCGGAGGCGCGCGGTCGCGGCCGCATGCTGGACGCCATCGAGAATTTCGCCGAAGGATTCGCCCTGTTCGATGCCCAGGACCGGCTCTTGATGTGGAACGACAAGCTGCTGCAGTTCTTTCCCGGCGGCCGCGCCGCGTTGTCCGGAGCGCCTACCTTCGAGACCTTCATGCGGGCGGCGGTCGGCGCGGGGGACATCCTGGTCGGCGAGGACGGCACCGAATCCTGGATGCAGGAACGGCTGCGCCGCCATCGCAATCCCAGCGGCATGATCGAGATATGCAAGCGGGACGGCCGCACCGTGGAAATCCGGGAACGCCGCACTGCCGAGGGCGGCGTGGTGGTGACCTATGCCGACGTCTCGGAGCGGGTCGCCATCGCCGAAAAGCTGAAGCGCCACCGCGCCGACCTGGAACGGGCCCAGGAACTGGCCCACATGGGAAGCTGGAGCTACGATCTGGCCACGGCCGAGTTTTCCTGGTCGCCGGGGCTCTATCGCATCTTCGGCCGCGATGCCGCGACCTTCCATCCCACGCCGGAAGCGGTCCTGGAAAGCGTCCATCCCTTCGACCGGCAACGGGTGCGTGAAGACCTGGAACGACAGGTGGTAAGCCCCGGCACCCATACCGCCGAATACCGGATTTTGCGGCCGGACGGCACGCTCTGTTACCTCCGTTCGGTGCGCGAAGTGCTGGCCGATGCGAATGGCAAACCGGTCATGATCACCGGCATCGCCCAGGACATCACAGGGCGCCGGCGGTCCGAGGAAACGCTGGACCGCCTGTTCCAGGCCATCGAGCAAAGTCCCGTCTCGGTCGTCATCACCGACGCCCACGGCAATATCGAATACGTCAACCCGGCCTTCGTGCGGGTAACCGGCTACACGCCGCTCGACGTGATCGGTGCCAATCCGCGGGTTCTCAAGTCGGGCTACAATTCGCCATTGGTCTACAAGGAGCTTTGGGAGACCATTCTGGCCGGCAGGGAATGGCGCGGGGAACTGCATAACCGCCGGAAGAACGGCGCCCTGTTCTGGGAGTCCGTATCCATTTCGCCGATCAAGGACCCGGATGGCGCCATTACCCACTTCCTCGCCATCAAGGAAGATATCACCCAGCGCAAGGCCATCGAGGATAAGCTTCTGCGCCAAGCGAACTTCGACGACCTGACCGATCTGCCCAACCGCGTCCTCGCCATGGACCGCCTGTCCCAGGCCCTGGCCCAAGGGTCCCGCGAGCGGCGCCTGGTCGCCGTCATGGTCGTCAACCTGGACGATCTGAAGAAGATCAACAACACCCTGGGCCTTGCCGCGGGCGACACGCTTCTGGTGGAGGCTTCGCGGCGATTGGCCGCCTGCGTGCGCGACGGCGATACCATCGCCCGCCTGGAAGGGGACCAGTTCCTCATCGTCCTGCCCGACTTGACACTGACGGTCTTCGCCGAGGTGGTGGCGCAGAAGCTCCTGGCGGTCTGCAACCGGCCTTTCGTCCTGGACGGCCAGGAGGTTTTGGTGACCGCGCGTCTGGGGCTTACCATTTCGCCGACCGACGGCAGCGATCCGCAGGTGTTGCTGCGCAATGCCCAGGCGGCGGTGAGCCGGGCCAAGGAGATCGGCGGCAACACCTATCGCTTCTTCACTCCGCGCATGAACGAGGTGGCGATCCGTCGCTTGGCCGAGGAGAACCTGCTGCGCCAGGCGTTGGACCGCAACGAGATGTACCTCGTCTACCAGCCTTTGATCGAAACCGGTACTGGCAGGGTGGTGGCGGCGGAAGCCTTGTTGCGGTGGAACAATCCGCAACTTGGCTTGGTGCCGCCGGATCAGTTCATCGCCACCGCCGAAAAGACCGGGATCATCGTGCCGGTCGGCGAATGGGTGCTGCGCCGTGCCTGCCGGACGGCCAAGGACTGGAACGACCAGACTGGACGTTCGGTCCGCATCGCGGTCAACGTCTCCTTCCGCCAGTTCAAGGGCGGTACCCTGGTGGATATCGTGGCCCGTGCCCTGGAGGAGACGGGGCTTCCCGCCGAATGCCTGGAACTGGAAATCACGGAAAGGGTTCTGATCGAGGACGATCCGGAAACCGGCGTGATCCTGAACACCCTGCATGAAATGGGCGTGCGATTGTCCATGGACGATTTCGGCACCGGATATTCGTCGCTCAGCTACTTGAAGAAGTTTCCCTTCGATACCATCAAGGTGGACCGGTCTTTCGTGCGCGACGTCAACGACGATCCGGACGACGCGGCTCTGGCGTCGGCGATCATTGCCATGGGGCATAGCCTGGGGCTCCGGATCATCGCCGAAGGCGTCGAGACGCCGGCACAACTCCAGTTCCTCAAGGAACGGGGTTGCCACATCATCCAGGGCTACTATTTGAGCCGTCCCCTGGCCGAAGTCGATTTCGCATCCTTCCTGCGGCGGAGCGATGGATGA
- the folP gene encoding dihydropteroate synthase translates to MASSFAGLTLDRPRLMGIVNVTPDSFSDGGLYFRPETAIAHGRSLMSQGADILDVGGESTRPGAAPVSVEEEFRRVIPVVRALVAEGALVSVDTRHAAVMKGALAAGARIVNDITALEGDAGSLPAVAGSGASVVLMHMRGEPGTMQDDPRYDDVVAEVFGYLADRVDACRSAGIPPERIAVDPGIGFGKTVDHNLALVAGLERFAELGCALLLGVSRKSFIGRLSRGEPPTDRLPGSLAAALAGVARGAHVLRVHDVADTAQALAVWTRLAATGS, encoded by the coding sequence ATGGCGTCGAGCTTCGCCGGACTGACCCTTGATCGCCCGAGACTGATGGGCATCGTCAACGTCACCCCGGATAGTTTCTCGGACGGTGGGCTGTATTTCCGGCCCGAGACCGCCATCGCCCACGGAAGGTCCTTGATGTCCCAGGGGGCCGACATCCTGGACGTGGGCGGCGAATCCACCCGGCCCGGTGCCGCCCCGGTTTCCGTCGAGGAGGAATTCCGCCGCGTCATTCCGGTCGTCCGAGCCCTGGTGGCAGAAGGCGCCCTGGTTTCCGTCGATACTCGCCACGCGGCGGTCATGAAGGGAGCCTTGGCCGCGGGCGCCCGTATCGTCAACGACATCACCGCCCTGGAGGGCGACGCGGGGTCGCTGCCCGCCGTGGCGGGGAGCGGCGCATCGGTGGTGCTCATGCACATGCGGGGCGAACCAGGCACCATGCAGGACGATCCCCGCTACGACGACGTGGTGGCGGAAGTCTTCGGCTACCTGGCCGACCGGGTGGATGCCTGTCGGTCGGCGGGCATCCCGCCCGAACGCATTGCCGTCGATCCGGGCATCGGCTTCGGCAAGACGGTCGATCACAATTTGGCGCTGGTCGCCGGATTGGAGCGCTTTGCCGAACTCGGCTGCGCCCTGTTGCTGGGGGTTTCGCGCAAGAGCTTCATCGGTCGCCTCAGCCGCGGGGAACCTCCCACCGACCGCCTGCCCGGCTCCTTGGCTGCCGCCCTGGCCGGAGTGGCCCGGGGCGCCCATGTGCTGCGGGTCCACGATGTGGCCGACACGGCCCAGGCACTGGCCGTCTGGACCCGACTGGCCGCCACTGGCTCCTAA
- the ftsH gene encoding ATP-dependent zinc metalloprotease FtsH produces MNFSRNLALWVIIGLLVFALFNLFQGAAPRGPHGIVAFSDFMASVESGEVRDVVMQGPNLTGHYRDGRSFVTYVPESANIVGTLRQQNVHIQATPWDENAPTLSGVLISWFPMLLIVGVWIFFMRQMQSGGGKAMGFGKSRAKLLTEKQGRVTFEDVAGIDEAKQELEELVEFLKDPHKFQRLGGKIPKGCLLVGPPGTGKTLLARAIAGEANVPFFTISGSDFVEMFVGVGASRVRDMFEQAKKNAPCIVFIDEIDAVGRHRGAGLGGGNDEREQTLNQLLVEMDGFESNEGVILIAATNRPDVLDPALLRPGRFDRQITVPNPDILGREKILKVHMKKVPLAPDADARTIARGTPGFSGADLANLVNEAALLAARAGKRVVTMADFEAAKDKVMMGTERRSMVMTDEEKKLTAYHEAGHAIVGLVVPKHDPLHKVTIIPRGRALGLTMSLPERDRYGFSIAELKSRLAMTFGGRVAEELVFGRENVTTGAGNDIKQATDMARRMVTEYGFSSKLGPLRYTDNQEEIFLGHSVTQHKNVSDATARLIDEEIRGLIDEAESEARRILTERRGDLDILANALLEYETLSGDEVQALLRGETITRPEENGWPKDMPPGGRKSSVPSSGKKPSPPFGAEPQPGG; encoded by the coding sequence GTGAATTTCAGCAGGAACCTGGCGCTCTGGGTCATCATCGGGCTTCTGGTTTTCGCCCTGTTCAATCTGTTCCAGGGCGCCGCCCCGCGCGGCCCCCACGGAATCGTTGCCTTTTCCGACTTCATGGCCTCGGTCGAATCCGGGGAAGTGCGCGACGTCGTGATGCAGGGCCCCAACCTGACGGGCCATTACCGCGACGGCCGTTCCTTCGTCACCTACGTTCCGGAAAGCGCCAACATCGTCGGGACGCTTCGCCAGCAGAACGTCCATATCCAGGCCACCCCCTGGGATGAGAACGCCCCCACCCTGTCGGGTGTGCTGATCTCGTGGTTCCCCATGCTGCTTATCGTCGGCGTGTGGATCTTCTTCATGCGCCAGATGCAGTCGGGCGGCGGCAAGGCCATGGGCTTCGGCAAGTCGCGCGCCAAGCTGCTGACCGAGAAGCAGGGCCGCGTCACCTTCGAGGACGTGGCCGGCATCGACGAGGCCAAGCAGGAGTTGGAGGAACTGGTCGAGTTCCTCAAGGACCCGCACAAGTTCCAGCGCCTAGGGGGCAAGATCCCCAAGGGCTGCCTGCTGGTCGGCCCGCCGGGCACCGGCAAGACCCTGCTGGCCCGCGCCATCGCCGGCGAGGCCAACGTGCCTTTCTTCACCATCTCCGGCTCCGACTTCGTCGAGATGTTCGTCGGCGTCGGGGCGTCGCGCGTCCGGGACATGTTCGAGCAGGCCAAGAAGAACGCGCCCTGCATCGTCTTCATCGACGAAATCGACGCGGTCGGCCGCCATCGCGGCGCCGGCCTGGGCGGCGGCAACGATGAGCGCGAGCAGACCCTCAACCAGTTGCTGGTGGAGATGGACGGCTTCGAGTCCAACGAAGGCGTCATTTTGATCGCCGCCACCAACCGTCCCGACGTGCTCGACCCGGCGCTGCTTCGCCCTGGCCGCTTCGATCGCCAGATCACCGTGCCCAACCCGGATATCTTGGGCCGCGAAAAGATCCTCAAGGTCCATATGAAGAAGGTGCCGCTGGCTCCCGACGCCGATGCCCGCACCATCGCCCGCGGCACTCCCGGCTTTTCGGGTGCCGACTTGGCCAACCTGGTGAACGAGGCGGCACTGTTGGCTGCCCGCGCCGGCAAGCGCGTGGTCACCATGGCCGACTTCGAGGCCGCCAAGGACAAGGTCATGATGGGCACCGAACGGCGCTCCATGGTGATGACCGACGAAGAGAAGAAGCTCACCGCCTACCACGAGGCCGGCCACGCCATCGTCGGCTTGGTGGTGCCCAAGCACGATCCCCTGCACAAGGTGACCATCATCCCACGCGGCCGCGCCCTGGGGCTTACCATGTCCCTTCCGGAACGCGACCGCTACGGCTTCTCGATCGCCGAGTTGAAGTCGCGACTTGCCATGACCTTCGGTGGCCGGGTGGCGGAAGAACTGGTCTTCGGCCGCGAGAACGTCACCACCGGTGCCGGCAACGATATCAAGCAGGCCACCGATATGGCGCGCCGCATGGTGACCGAATACGGATTTTCGTCGAAGCTGGGGCCGCTACGCTACACCGACAACCAGGAAGAAATCTTCCTTGGGCATTCGGTAACCCAGCACAAGAACGTCTCCGACGCCACGGCCCGGCTGATCGACGAGGAAATTCGCGGCCTGATCGACGAGGCGGAATCGGAAGCGCGGCGCATCCTTACGGAACGTCGCGGCGATCTGGATATCCTGGCCAACGCCTTGCTGGAATACGAAACCCTGTCGGGCGACGAGGTCCAGGCCCTTTTGCGCGGCGAGACCATCACCCGGCCGGAAGAAAACGGCTGGCCCAAGGACATGCCGCCGGGTGGCCGCAAATCTTCGGTGCCTTCCAGCGGCAAGAAGCCGTCGCCGCCTTTCGGGGCGGAGCCGCAGCCGGGCGGCTGA